A genomic stretch from Acetomicrobium sp. S15 = DSM 107314 includes:
- a CDS encoding FkbM family methyltransferase yields the protein MPTEKGTVIETLLKTFEEIESLLVKEKNENAINMPHTRKAWCYWKLRKHINQALEKMGLHIMSSKGFYDLQRYFSRDPYALASSSQLLKELIRSPERFETIYNLLQDDESKDTFKWFIKYRVAYVCIGNRASMLYPPPIDFSLWERYLKDIEAAKVEKDLYKVGSYVIRCADPIALLSSWSEEAYRLKDICEPRKGDLIIDGGAFQGDTTLWFSNHIGPEGKVYAFEPFHENYEVLMENICRNDIKNVILIQQALYNKVGAFAMIGRGQGASLVENETVAIKALTIDEFTQLHGCPRIDFIKMDIEGAEVPALEGATNTIKKFLPRLAISVYHNGSDIVTIPELIKSIEPSYRFYLRHRSNSWVDTILYAVP from the coding sequence ATGCCAACAGAAAAAGGGACTGTGATAGAAACATTACTGAAAACCTTTGAAGAAATCGAGTCGCTGCTTGTTAAGGAAAAAAATGAAAATGCCATAAACATGCCACATACCCGAAAAGCCTGGTGCTACTGGAAGCTGAGAAAACACATAAACCAAGCGCTCGAAAAGATGGGACTTCATATCATGTCTTCTAAAGGATTCTACGATTTGCAACGATACTTTAGCCGAGATCCATACGCTTTGGCTTCGTCATCTCAATTGCTCAAAGAACTCATTAGATCACCTGAGCGATTCGAAACAATTTACAACCTTTTACAAGACGACGAGTCCAAAGATACTTTCAAGTGGTTCATAAAATATAGGGTGGCTTATGTTTGTATAGGCAATAGAGCAAGCATGCTTTATCCTCCTCCGATAGATTTCTCCCTCTGGGAGAGGTATTTAAAAGATATAGAGGCTGCTAAGGTAGAAAAGGACTTATACAAAGTTGGCTCATATGTGATTCGTTGTGCTGACCCCATTGCATTATTAAGCTCATGGTCAGAAGAGGCTTATAGACTGAAGGATATATGCGAGCCAAGGAAAGGGGATTTGATCATCGATGGAGGTGCATTTCAAGGTGATACAACGTTATGGTTTTCAAACCACATTGGCCCTGAAGGAAAAGTTTACGCTTTTGAACCGTTTCATGAAAATTATGAAGTCCTCATGGAAAATATTTGCAGGAATGATATAAAGAACGTTATCCTAATTCAACAGGCACTTTACAATAAGGTGGGGGCTTTTGCTATGATAGGTAGGGGCCAGGGGGCCTCGTTGGTCGAAAACGAGACGGTCGCCATAAAAGCGTTGACGATAGATGAATTTACGCAATTACATGGTTGTCCACGTATAGACTTCATAAAGATGGATATCGAGGGAGCGGAAGTCCCAGCTCTTGAGGGGGCCACTAATACAATAAAGAAATTTCTACCGCGCTTGGCGATATCAGTTTACCATAATGGCTCCGATATCGTAACAATTCCAGAATTGATAAAATCCATCGAACCAAGCTACAGGTTCTATTTGCGTCATCGCTCGAACTCCTGGGTAGACACCATATTATATGCGGTGCCCTAG
- a CDS encoding phosphotransferase yields MKLYWVRTPESAQSIAEITSLLETKEVPIPKVYKQIGPYLLTQWIEGHPLRKELPFRYAKTMARYQAHIHGARVDFPADSSQYLQKIIHLFQKKKTVLLSDMNTAEVDSLCSILQEEAPTSLSKGIRHPDIRTYNLVRNKDGYIYSIDNENLHNGMGFEYDIFKSAYFTFRKTPWHIPPYLAECACYIPHNAVLKGWDFWNLLFYIDRFLFETEEKGGKDAESYKKTLQEVISLRRKRTSKEGILFHKSLYDATILHIHKRAQTAEGGRPWSR; encoded by the coding sequence ATGAAACTCTACTGGGTTAGGACCCCAGAATCGGCCCAGAGCATCGCAGAAATAACATCCCTCCTTGAGACAAAGGAGGTCCCCATCCCTAAGGTTTATAAACAAATCGGGCCGTATCTCCTTACTCAATGGATAGAAGGCCATCCTCTGCGCAAAGAACTTCCCTTTAGATATGCAAAAACTATGGCTCGCTACCAAGCTCATATCCACGGGGCCCGTGTCGATTTTCCCGCAGACAGCTCGCAATATCTTCAAAAAATCATCCACCTGTTCCAAAAGAAGAAAACTGTCTTGCTTTCAGATATGAATACAGCAGAAGTAGACAGTCTGTGCTCCATACTACAAGAAGAAGCTCCCACTTCGCTTTCAAAGGGCATTCGCCACCCTGATATCCGCACATATAACTTAGTTAGAAACAAAGATGGTTATATCTATTCTATCGATAATGAAAACCTGCATAACGGAATGGGGTTTGAATATGACATCTTTAAATCTGCCTATTTCACTTTTAGAAAAACCCCATGGCATATACCACCCTATTTGGCCGAATGCGCTTGTTATATACCGCACAACGCCGTTTTAAAGGGATGGGACTTCTGGAATCTACTCTTTTACATAGATAGATTTCTCTTTGAAACGGAAGAAAAGGGAGGTAAAGATGCGGAAAGCTATAAAAAGACACTACAAGAGGTCATTTCTTTGAGGAGAAAGCGAACCTCGAAAGAAGGCATACTATTTCACAAATCCCTTTATGATGCCACAATTCTTCACATTCATAAGAGAGCACAAACTGCCGAGGGGGGAAGGCCTTGGTCAAGGTAG
- a CDS encoding glycosyltransferase family 4 protein — translation MNKVVINTRVLSSGLTGVQRYTLELLARLPDKLQPVAPKTSLHGVLGHAWEQFVLPARLKGRLLFSPSNTGPLLVEKQVVTIHDITPLDHPEWLNPKFAKWYQFLTPRLACRVRRVIVDSEFTKDRICEATSVESDKVIVIPLGIDLRFSPKLEEDVNRAKKTLGIPNMEYVLTVATIEPRKNLQRLLEAWHDACQKLPKNVWLVVAGAKGQRSIFRDASFNGLPPNVYMAGHIPDEHLPALYSGALFFVYVSLYEGFGLPPLEAMACGTPVLTSNVTSIPEVVGDAALTVNPYDVEAIAHGIKRLVEDGELRAKLSRRGIARAKMFTWDKTAELTWRVLEEVAN, via the coding sequence TTGAACAAAGTAGTTATCAATACTCGCGTTCTTTCTTCAGGGTTAACCGGGGTGCAAAGGTATACGCTGGAGCTTTTAGCGAGGCTCCCAGATAAGCTTCAACCCGTTGCCCCGAAAACGTCTTTGCATGGAGTTCTGGGTCATGCCTGGGAGCAGTTCGTTTTGCCTGCAAGGTTAAAAGGAAGGTTGCTTTTTAGTCCTTCTAATACCGGTCCGCTTTTGGTGGAAAAACAAGTCGTTACGATTCATGATATTACACCGTTAGACCATCCTGAGTGGTTGAATCCGAAATTTGCTAAATGGTATCAATTTTTAACCCCTCGTTTGGCATGTCGAGTGCGAAGGGTTATTGTTGATTCTGAGTTTACAAAAGATAGAATTTGTGAAGCTACATCTGTAGAATCAGATAAGGTCATTGTCATTCCTCTCGGGATTGATTTGCGTTTTAGCCCAAAACTAGAGGAGGATGTTAATCGAGCTAAAAAAACTCTCGGCATTCCGAATATGGAATATGTGCTTACCGTGGCAACTATCGAGCCGCGAAAGAACCTGCAGAGGTTGCTTGAGGCATGGCATGATGCTTGCCAGAAGTTACCTAAAAACGTTTGGTTAGTGGTAGCAGGAGCGAAAGGGCAAAGATCGATTTTCCGGGACGCATCGTTTAATGGTCTGCCTCCCAATGTTTACATGGCTGGGCATATCCCTGATGAACATTTACCGGCTTTATATTCTGGAGCGCTGTTCTTTGTGTATGTATCTCTATATGAAGGCTTTGGCCTTCCTCCCCTTGAAGCGATGGCCTGCGGCACGCCGGTTTTAACATCCAATGTAACTTCCATTCCTGAGGTGGTGGGGGATGCTGCGCTCACGGTGAACCCTTACGATGTCGAGGCCATCGCCCACGGCATAAAGCGCCTGGTAGAAGATGGCGAGTTGCGGGCAAAACTATCGCGAAGGGGCATTGCTCGTGCTAAGATGTTTACCTGGGACAAAACGGCTGAACTTACATGGAGGGTGCTCGAAGAGGTGGCCAATTAA
- a CDS encoding glycosyltransferase family 2 protein, producing MQENKNTKSKDPTSGLLSLVVPVYNASSFLQKTLHSLEDQDYAPIELILVDDGSQDESLDIMREFAKQSKCIVKVLSQKNMGVSVARNRGLLMAEGEYVAFCDNDDLFARDCFSKLVSALEEFNADMAFCGHDLIDVNDKTVRKYDEKFVYPKKNPESGEEVLTQYPLGKISIWGGAVLYRRAYLLENGIFYTQNCYCAEDNEVFVKALGLARRVACVRQSLSFWRRHPFSASYSSELFKTYSNLHELAAYLRCRAFLENNGKQNTRAYKILSSLIIPAAYAGYLQKLLLAKGDDYFKKLIRKESLKRQLRKGNNITLLSRRPDQYFKLLLAMHFPAVC from the coding sequence GTGCAGGAGAACAAAAACACAAAAAGTAAGGACCCGACCTCAGGATTACTTTCTTTGGTTGTGCCTGTATACAACGCCTCTTCATTTCTGCAAAAGACGTTGCACTCTTTGGAGGATCAAGATTATGCGCCCATAGAGCTAATTCTCGTAGATGACGGCTCTCAAGATGAGAGCTTGGATATCATGCGCGAATTTGCTAAACAAAGCAAGTGTATTGTAAAAGTGCTTTCCCAGAAAAACATGGGAGTTAGCGTAGCCAGGAATAGGGGGCTTTTAATGGCAGAGGGCGAATACGTTGCTTTTTGCGACAATGATGATCTTTTCGCTCGAGATTGTTTCTCTAAACTCGTTTCCGCGCTCGAAGAATTCAATGCCGATATGGCATTCTGTGGACATGATCTAATAGACGTCAACGACAAAACCGTTAGGAAATATGACGAAAAGTTCGTTTATCCCAAGAAAAATCCGGAAAGCGGGGAAGAGGTATTAACTCAGTATCCGTTAGGAAAAATTAGCATATGGGGAGGAGCTGTTCTTTACCGCAGAGCATATCTTCTTGAAAATGGCATATTTTATACTCAAAATTGCTATTGTGCCGAGGATAACGAGGTCTTTGTAAAAGCCCTTGGCTTGGCCCGAAGGGTTGCCTGCGTGCGGCAGAGCCTTTCTTTTTGGCGAAGACACCCTTTTTCTGCCAGTTATTCGTCCGAACTGTTTAAAACTTACAGCAACCTCCATGAGCTGGCTGCTTATTTGCGCTGCAGGGCTTTTTTAGAGAATAACGGAAAGCAAAATACAAGGGCGTATAAAATACTTTCGTCGCTGATTATACCTGCCGCCTACGCAGGCTATTTACAGAAACTCCTCCTTGCAAAAGGCGACGATTATTTTAAGAAACTGATTCGCAAAGAAAGTTTAAAGAGACAATTGAGGAAAGGTAATAACATCACTCTTTTATCGAGGAGGCCCGATCAATATTTCAAACTGCTTTTGGCGATGCATTTCCCTGCAGTCTGCTAA
- the murJ gene encoding murein biosynthesis integral membrane protein MurJ — MFKAFLMLSSGSVVGKVIGFLREVLMAALFGTSVCVGAYRVAQTAMLMPVELFLTNSIEAGFVPLYARYIKDDSKKAELFLSSIVMLFLLLAAVVFLFLYLGSSWWVKILAPGMDTASKALTASMLRIMTLAVPLYILGMLLSYLEMIHGKYIAASFRSTLQSIGLISGALLAFYFKGPLFLAWGFTGAYGIYLLWVLSRLRGIRILHRPTGLSWDLTKETLWTFWRCVRPVLFVPILIQGSIAVERIVASLLGIRAIAALDYAKFITETGVIIVAAPLGMVGLSTLSGLDPDLMRQKVGQIANIVLILTIPISTFILYYHTSIINVIYARGAFDQESVAITAKILFGFSIGLWAQLLSYYFIRILNAQLRNAEVLLYISISMLLDILIKFLLYKNLGPIVLGLSFSINSIVLFLLTTNALKLGKILRLSLLWMAIGTIFYVIVCFIVSHYISIISHSFYLILASGVFCLFWLLYMFLIPHLRINIYPLVGKLHDLIKVGLNNH; from the coding sequence TTGTTTAAGGCCTTTTTGATGCTTTCTTCTGGTAGTGTGGTGGGTAAGGTAATTGGTTTTTTAAGAGAGGTGCTCATGGCAGCTTTGTTTGGCACCAGCGTTTGTGTAGGAGCTTATCGTGTAGCGCAGACTGCGATGCTTATGCCGGTGGAGTTATTCCTGACAAATAGCATAGAGGCAGGTTTTGTTCCCCTTTATGCTAGGTATATAAAAGATGACTCAAAAAAAGCAGAGCTATTTTTAAGTAGCATTGTGATGCTTTTTTTATTACTTGCAGCAGTCGTCTTTCTGTTTCTTTATTTGGGATCTTCTTGGTGGGTTAAAATCTTGGCTCCAGGTATGGATACTGCAAGTAAAGCTTTAACTGCTTCTATGCTTCGTATTATGACCTTGGCTGTCCCTTTGTATATATTGGGAATGCTTCTTTCGTATTTAGAAATGATACATGGGAAATACATAGCTGCCTCTTTTCGTTCTACTCTGCAAAGCATTGGTTTGATTTCAGGTGCGTTGCTTGCCTTTTATTTTAAGGGCCCGCTATTTTTAGCTTGGGGATTTACGGGGGCTTATGGCATTTATTTACTATGGGTTCTAAGTCGTCTGCGTGGTATTAGAATACTACATCGCCCAACAGGTTTATCGTGGGACTTGACCAAAGAAACTTTATGGACCTTTTGGCGATGCGTGCGGCCTGTGCTATTTGTACCTATATTGATCCAGGGAAGTATAGCTGTCGAAAGAATTGTGGCATCCCTGCTTGGAATTAGAGCAATCGCAGCTCTCGATTATGCCAAATTTATCACAGAAACTGGCGTAATTATTGTCGCCGCACCTTTGGGCATGGTTGGATTGTCTACCTTGAGTGGATTAGATCCGGATTTAATGCGCCAAAAAGTAGGGCAAATAGCCAATATTGTTTTAATCTTGACAATACCAATTTCAACCTTCATCTTATATTATCATACTAGCATCATTAATGTGATATATGCAAGAGGTGCTTTTGATCAGGAGTCTGTGGCCATTACTGCTAAAATACTATTCGGTTTTTCGATAGGTCTATGGGCACAGTTATTATCGTACTATTTTATAAGAATATTGAATGCCCAACTACGCAATGCAGAAGTATTATTGTATATTAGTATATCAATGCTTTTAGATATCTTAATTAAGTTTTTGTTGTATAAAAACTTAGGGCCGATAGTATTAGGACTAAGTTTTAGTATAAATTCTATAGTGTTATTTTTACTTACAACTAATGCTTTAAAACTGGGTAAAATATTGCGTCTTAGCTTATTATGGATGGCTATAGGGACTATTTTTTATGTTATAGTGTGTTTCATTGTATCGCATTATATTAGTATTATATCCCATTCATTTTATTTAATTTTGGCATCTGGAGTATTTTGTTTGTTTTGGCTTCTTTATATGTTTTTAATTCCACATTTACGGATAAATATTTATCCATTAGTTGGTAAATTGCATGATTTGATTAAAGTTGGTTTAAATAATCATTAA
- a CDS encoding glycosyltransferase family 4 protein — MKIAFECSPLVKQKTGVGWYCYNLLEQFLNFAEEEFVLFSFSLKLRKPDLPEEWFTRPMTRYRFYAPLSRLSVMFMSKFLGEKVSRLLLPAADVAHFPNFIGFPIKGAKIVLTVHDLGFVRYPETIERRNLFLLRSLFKRSLDIATVVITHSISTKEDLMSFFDYPQEKIVVVPLGVDHSTYRPMFNMCALESFKQRHSLGQYILFLGTLEPRKNPAGLLKAYVVLCQEIGLDCVPDLVFGGGRGWVNDSFNMLYSQLDEDIKKKIHFLGYLSKEELPFLYSGAQAFIFPSLWEGFGLPLLEAMACGVPVVTSTASSLPEVAGDAALLVDPYSPEQIAEAVYRILTDKSLASRLKSAGIRQAAKFTWEKTALQTFEVYKIAAKER, encoded by the coding sequence ATGAAGATTGCTTTTGAGTGCTCTCCCTTGGTTAAACAAAAAACCGGCGTAGGATGGTATTGCTATAATCTTTTAGAGCAGTTCCTAAACTTTGCGGAAGAAGAGTTTGTACTCTTTTCCTTCAGCTTGAAATTGCGTAAGCCCGACCTCCCCGAGGAGTGGTTTACTCGACCGATGACTCGCTATCGTTTTTACGCTCCGTTATCGCGGCTGTCGGTTATGTTTATGTCAAAGTTCTTGGGCGAGAAGGTTTCTCGATTACTGCTACCTGCCGCAGATGTTGCTCACTTTCCAAATTTTATCGGCTTCCCTATTAAAGGAGCCAAGATTGTGTTGACTGTTCATGATCTTGGCTTTGTGCGCTATCCTGAGACTATTGAAAGGCGGAATTTGTTTCTTCTTCGCTCTCTTTTTAAAAGATCCCTCGACATTGCCACTGTCGTTATTACCCACTCAATCTCCACAAAAGAGGACCTCATGTCCTTCTTCGATTACCCTCAAGAAAAAATAGTTGTAGTGCCTCTTGGTGTGGACCATAGCACCTATAGACCTATGTTTAATATGTGCGCGCTGGAGTCTTTTAAGCAAAGGCATTCTCTTGGACAGTATATTTTGTTCTTAGGGACTCTCGAGCCTCGAAAAAACCCGGCGGGCTTGCTTAAGGCTTATGTTGTCCTATGCCAAGAGATAGGCTTGGATTGTGTCCCGGATTTGGTGTTTGGGGGGGGCAGGGGATGGGTAAATGACTCATTTAATATGCTGTATTCTCAGCTTGACGAAGATATCAAAAAGAAGATTCATTTCTTAGGATATCTGTCTAAGGAAGAGCTGCCTTTTTTATACTCTGGTGCCCAGGCCTTCATCTTTCCCTCTCTGTGGGAAGGCTTTGGACTTCCTCTCCTTGAGGCAATGGCCTGTGGCGTTCCTGTGGTAACTTCTACTGCCTCATCGCTTCCTGAGGTTGCAGGTGATGCCGCTTTATTAGTAGATCCATACTCGCCGGAGCAGATAGCCGAAGCTGTCTATAGAATTTTAACTGACAAATCTTTGGCGTCGAGATTAAAGAGTGCTGGCATACGGCAAGCTGCCAAGTTTACATGGGAAAAGACAGCCTTGCAGACTTTTGAGGTTTATAAAATAGCTGCTAAGGAGCGATAA
- the gmd gene encoding GDP-mannose 4,6-dehydratase: protein MAKVALITGITGQDGAYLAKLLLDKGYKVFGAHRRTASLNLWRMKELGIADEVGLVPVDLLEYSNIQRTLDKVQPDEVYNLAAQSFVALSFEQPIYTGDVDGLGVVRLLDAIRMVNPEMRFYQASTSEMFGKVQAVPQSENTPFYPRSPYGAAKLYAHWITINYREAYDMHNSCGILFNHESPLRGLEFVTRKITAGLAQIKHGRKGPLELGNLDAKRDWGFAGDYVEGMWMMLQQSHGDDYILATGEAHSVREFVEVAAGAAGLDIAWKGEGEKAQGIDSKTGQVIVKVNPGFYRPSEVEFLLGDATKARSELGWIPKVTFSQLVEMMMEADLRRAASGKLLF from the coding sequence ATGGCTAAAGTTGCGTTGATTACGGGCATAACAGGGCAGGATGGGGCATATCTGGCCAAGCTGTTGTTAGATAAGGGCTATAAAGTCTTCGGCGCTCACCGGCGCACTGCGTCTCTCAATTTATGGAGGATGAAGGAGTTGGGCATAGCTGACGAGGTCGGCCTTGTGCCTGTGGATCTCTTGGAGTACAGCAATATCCAACGCACACTGGATAAGGTGCAACCCGATGAGGTATATAACCTTGCCGCCCAGAGTTTTGTAGCCCTTTCTTTCGAGCAGCCTATTTATACCGGAGATGTAGATGGCCTCGGAGTAGTCCGCTTATTAGATGCCATACGAATGGTCAACCCTGAGATGCGTTTTTATCAGGCATCAACATCGGAGATGTTCGGTAAGGTTCAAGCGGTTCCTCAGAGTGAAAATACCCCCTTTTATCCGAGGAGCCCTTATGGAGCAGCTAAGCTTTATGCCCATTGGATTACGATCAATTATCGTGAGGCTTACGATATGCACAATTCCTGTGGGATATTATTTAACCACGAGTCGCCTTTAAGGGGGCTTGAATTTGTGACGCGCAAGATTACTGCCGGTCTGGCCCAGATCAAGCATGGACGAAAAGGCCCATTAGAACTTGGCAACCTTGATGCAAAGCGCGATTGGGGTTTTGCCGGCGATTACGTTGAGGGAATGTGGATGATGCTCCAGCAGTCCCACGGTGATGATTATATATTGGCCACTGGGGAAGCCCATTCGGTTAGGGAGTTCGTCGAAGTGGCAGCGGGCGCCGCAGGGCTTGATATTGCGTGGAAAGGAGAAGGAGAAAAGGCCCAAGGGATTGATAGCAAGACCGGACAGGTGATCGTGAAGGTCAATCCGGGGTTCTACAGGCCCTCTGAGGTGGAATTTCTGTTGGGTGATGCGACGAAAGCGCGCAGTGAACTGGGTTGGATACCCAAAGTGACTTTCTCCCAATTGGTGGAGATGATGATGGAAGCTGATCTTCGTCGTGCTGCTTCCGGCAAATTGTTGTTTTAG
- the rbsK gene encoding ribokinase, whose translation MVKVVVVGSINMDLIVRVSRLPRLGETMSGEGFSMGGGGKGANQAVACARLGARVTMAGCVGDDDFGKRLLSDLVSEGMDCAPVRVCPGVNTGVALIAVTKEGENAIILSPGANALACGEDVERAATAMKEAQVALFQLEIPIATVIVGLKKAKEAGCLTVLDPAPAAPLPDEIWPLVDVAAPNEIEAADLGGSDEPAQAALRLLEKGAGCVVVSLGSKGALAVTRDRTFSVPAFPVEVVDTTGAGDAFRAGLAVALAEGKVLEEAVKFGAAAGALTCTALGARSSLPQRSAVLRMLSSSSAR comes from the coding sequence TTGGTCAAGGTAGTCGTAGTGGGGTCTATAAACATGGACTTGATCGTGCGTGTCTCCAGACTACCCCGCCTTGGGGAGACGATGAGCGGAGAGGGCTTTTCCATGGGCGGAGGCGGCAAAGGGGCAAACCAGGCTGTCGCCTGCGCGCGGCTCGGTGCCCGCGTGACCATGGCAGGGTGCGTCGGAGACGACGACTTCGGAAAGAGGCTCCTCTCAGACCTCGTCTCTGAGGGCATGGACTGCGCGCCGGTGAGGGTTTGTCCCGGCGTAAACACGGGAGTGGCCCTCATCGCCGTCACCAAAGAGGGAGAAAATGCCATCATACTCTCCCCTGGCGCAAATGCACTGGCCTGTGGCGAGGACGTAGAAAGAGCCGCAACCGCCATGAAAGAGGCGCAGGTGGCGTTATTTCAACTGGAAATACCCATCGCCACCGTGATAGTGGGTCTCAAAAAAGCCAAAGAGGCCGGCTGCCTTACCGTGCTCGATCCAGCCCCAGCAGCACCTCTGCCTGACGAGATTTGGCCCCTCGTAGACGTGGCGGCCCCTAACGAGATAGAAGCGGCAGATTTGGGCGGATCTGACGAACCGGCTCAGGCTGCCCTAAGGCTTTTGGAAAAAGGGGCCGGCTGCGTAGTGGTAAGCCTCGGGAGCAAAGGCGCGCTGGCTGTAACGCGAGATCGCACCTTCTCTGTGCCAGCCTTCCCTGTGGAAGTTGTGGATACCACAGGGGCGGGAGACGCCTTTCGCGCAGGGCTCGCCGTAGCCCTGGCGGAGGGAAAGGTGCTCGAAGAGGCCGTTAAGTTCGGTGCCGCTGCGGGGGCGTTAACCTGCACGGCGTTGGGGGCTCGAAGCTCCCTTCCCCAAAGGTCCGCCGTGTTGCGAATGCTTTCGAGTTCGTCCGCCCGCTAA
- a CDS encoding YjbH domain-containing protein has product MCIKREILLLQLFLMFHLLSAPAWGGSPANGGYTGLWEYPTAEVLEDGKGWFGYTDANPYITYYLALGYLPKFELNFRITHVTNVPLDRGKYPRFGSYKDHEFDAKYQILPQEGLRPAIAVGILDLSTTEHFRSEYIVGTLAIGDWTFTAGWGSDRLGGAFGGVSWQPYDWLELKGEYGSMDYSNDIFSGQHPIKATDVKSDYNYGAVIKTSWADISVSYQRGDELSIAAFRPFDLRDLPIFGGKKRSMKGAQINTLLSWSETDPSNLIIELTSVIPKRIGVRNVKVRINPKERNLLISYENIGYSSEAEAMARVLYLVSHLIPWDTEAVILEAQVRGTAIMRVNIPGEHCALLRLNELRKEYAQEATAYWTDPNLKERESGQWALEEGPSEEEKGEHLYKAYIAYEPRILRSDYEDYDARWSIDAVYEWNSTEGKAGVFDVRIPIHRHGKEEDFAYEPWTNEKVRIWQAVYSNMERIDTNTFQLYEVGWLDAAWFGGNYWRRTYFNNGRYFMGIRLGLVHERDPESFANLADEFICLYHDGCGSRDHDNEGWMGAGWLQAGYHEPRYDLDLTAEAGVFVDSDSGIKLSAMRHWDDVGIGFYVTRAGTTRAGEDYSFVGVELEIPMNIFWGGESNHIWNQDIIMTGGWPYYTGRQPWHWKDPDLLWGQLNPDRLLYNLYEELEQGQRLVKEMEGQK; this is encoded by the coding sequence TTGTGCATAAAAAGAGAAATTCTTTTGCTCCAGTTATTTTTGATGTTCCATTTATTATCAGCACCAGCTTGGGGAGGGTCTCCCGCAAATGGTGGCTATACGGGACTGTGGGAATATCCTACTGCTGAAGTTTTGGAAGACGGCAAGGGTTGGTTTGGGTATACCGACGCAAATCCTTATATAACATATTATCTTGCGCTGGGGTACCTACCCAAATTTGAGCTCAATTTCCGAATCACCCATGTCACTAATGTTCCTCTCGACCGGGGGAAATACCCACGTTTCGGTAGTTATAAAGACCACGAGTTCGACGCTAAGTATCAAATTTTACCCCAAGAGGGTTTGAGGCCTGCTATTGCAGTAGGCATCTTGGATCTAAGCACTACCGAGCATTTTAGATCTGAGTATATCGTCGGGACGTTGGCAATAGGCGACTGGACATTCACCGCTGGATGGGGTTCGGATCGACTCGGTGGAGCTTTTGGAGGAGTATCGTGGCAACCTTATGATTGGCTTGAACTAAAAGGTGAGTATGGCTCCATGGACTATTCAAACGATATTTTTAGCGGACAACATCCTATTAAGGCTACCGATGTTAAATCGGACTATAACTACGGAGCTGTGATCAAAACCTCATGGGCTGACATAAGCGTGAGCTATCAGCGGGGAGACGAACTGTCCATAGCGGCGTTTCGCCCTTTTGACCTGCGAGATCTTCCCATCTTCGGCGGCAAGAAACGCTCTATGAAAGGTGCCCAAATCAATACATTGCTTTCCTGGTCTGAAACGGACCCATCAAACCTAATAATCGAGCTTACCTCGGTTATACCCAAGCGCATCGGCGTGCGCAATGTGAAGGTCAGAATCAACCCCAAGGAAAGAAACCTTCTGATCAGCTATGAAAACATAGGCTATAGCTCTGAAGCAGAAGCTATGGCCAGAGTGCTCTATTTGGTTTCACACCTCATCCCCTGGGATACGGAAGCTGTTATCTTAGAGGCACAAGTCCGAGGTACCGCTATCATGCGCGTAAACATCCCAGGCGAACACTGTGCTTTGCTGCGACTGAACGAACTACGCAAGGAATACGCTCAAGAAGCCACCGCCTATTGGACAGACCCTAATCTTAAGGAACGAGAGAGTGGACAGTGGGCCTTAGAAGAGGGACCATCGGAAGAAGAAAAGGGCGAACACTTATATAAAGCTTACATTGCTTACGAGCCTCGCATCTTAAGGTCTGATTATGAAGACTATGATGCCCGATGGAGCATAGACGCCGTATATGAATGGAATTCCACAGAGGGAAAGGCTGGGGTCTTCGATGTTCGCATCCCCATTCATAGGCACGGCAAGGAGGAAGATTTCGCTTATGAACCCTGGACCAACGAAAAGGTCCGTATTTGGCAGGCCGTATACAGCAACATGGAACGTATAGATACTAATACTTTTCAACTATACGAGGTAGGCTGGCTTGATGCCGCATGGTTCGGTGGTAATTACTGGAGGCGAACCTATTTCAACAACGGCCGTTACTTCATGGGTATAAGGCTTGGTTTAGTTCATGAGCGTGACCCAGAGAGTTTCGCAAATCTGGCTGATGAATTCATTTGTCTCTACCATGACGGCTGCGGAAGCAGAGACCATGACAATGAAGGTTGGATGGGCGCAGGCTGGCTTCAAGCCGGTTATCACGAACCACGCTATGATCTGGACCTCACGGCGGAAGCCGGCGTCTTTGTGGACTCCGACAGTGGCATAAAACTTTCGGCGATGAGGCATTGGGATGATGTGGGCATCGGCTTTTACGTCACCCGTGCTGGCACTACTCGAGCAGGAGAAGACTACTCGTTCGTAGGCGTAGAGCTCGAGATACCGATGAACATATTCTGGGGAGGCGAGAGCAACCATATATGGAACCAAGACATTATTATGACCGGCGGCTGGCCTTACTATACAGGTAGACAACCGTGGCATTGGAAGGACCCTGACTTGCTATGGGGGCAGCTTAACCCGGACCGTCTGCTTTACAACTTATATGAGGAGCTGGAGCAGGGGCAAAGGCTTGTAAAAGAAATGGAAGGGCAAAAGTAG